From a region of the Hymenobacter jejuensis genome:
- a CDS encoding SDR family oxidoreductase → MTTDPFLPTIAVLGCGWLGLPLAKALVAAGHVVTGSTTRPSHLLKLRDAGITPYLLRLGPEFTQTDDDTLRAMLIGADVLVLNVPPRKTASTYPDLLRPVQQAIAACGVRHILFVSSTSVYPDEPRVMTEVDAVSTATASSDLLRAESNFIQQSHWLTTVVRFGGLFGPARPPGRFLAGRQDVPNAQAPVNLIHLDDCVGLLMAIIRQQAWGYTFNACADHHPTRQEFYTAAAAQLHTAPPIFRADDTSSGKTISSALMHKSLKYKFLHNNLFEALKA, encoded by the coding sequence ATGACAACAGATCCCTTTCTTCCGACCATTGCCGTGTTGGGTTGCGGTTGGCTGGGCCTGCCCTTGGCGAAAGCGCTGGTTGCGGCGGGCCACGTCGTGACCGGCTCCACGACCCGCCCGAGTCATTTGCTGAAGTTGCGCGATGCCGGCATTACGCCTTATTTGCTGCGCCTTGGTCCGGAATTCACCCAAACCGACGACGATACGCTTCGAGCCATGCTCATCGGCGCGGATGTATTGGTGCTCAACGTACCTCCGCGTAAGACAGCAAGCACTTATCCGGATTTGTTACGACCTGTGCAACAAGCGATTGCGGCCTGCGGCGTGCGGCACATTCTGTTTGTAAGCTCTACCAGCGTCTATCCCGATGAACCCCGCGTCATGACAGAGGTTGATGCGGTTTCTACGGCTACCGCTTCCTCGGATTTGTTGCGGGCTGAAAGCAATTTCATCCAGCAAAGCCACTGGCTTACCACAGTGGTTCGCTTTGGTGGTCTTTTCGGGCCGGCCCGGCCGCCGGGCCGCTTTCTGGCGGGCCGCCAAGATGTTCCCAATGCGCAGGCGCCCGTCAACCTCATTCACCTCGACGATTGTGTTGGGCTGCTGATGGCCATCATTCGTCAGCAGGCCTGGGGATACACCTTCAACGCATGCGCCGACCATCACCCTACACGGCAGGAATTTTACACGGCTGCCGCCGCCCAATTGCACACCGCACCCCCAATATTCCGCGCCGACGATACCAGCAGTGGCAAAACCATCAGTAGTGCGCTGATGCATAAATCATTGAAGTACAAGTTCTTACATAATAACTTGTTTGAAGCGTTGAAGGCCTGA
- a CDS encoding SDR family oxidoreductase, with protein sequence MPAYSQPMLRDNALQGKTIVVTGGGTGLGRAMTTYFLQLGANVTITSRKLDVLEKTAAELRQQTGGKVLAVQCDVRKYEEVENMLQRTHDEFGGVDVLLNNAAGNFISPTERLSHKAFDVIVDIVLRGSYNCTLAFGKRWIADKKPGTILNIVTTYASVGSAYVVPSAAAKAGVLAMTRSLAVEWAKYGIRSNAIAPGPFPTEGAWSRLFPAPLAEKLDPAGSVPLKRVGEYQELANLAAYLVSDFSAYVNGEVVTIDGGEWLNGAGEFNKLEMIPAPMWDQIEKAMRR encoded by the coding sequence ATGCCTGCCTACTCCCAACCCATGCTCCGCGATAACGCTCTTCAAGGCAAAACCATCGTCGTAACCGGCGGCGGCACCGGCCTGGGCCGCGCCATGACCACGTATTTTCTTCAGCTCGGCGCTAACGTTACCATCACCAGTCGCAAGCTGGACGTGCTGGAAAAAACCGCCGCCGAGCTACGCCAGCAAACCGGAGGCAAGGTGCTGGCCGTGCAGTGCGACGTGCGCAAATATGAGGAAGTAGAAAACATGTTGCAGCGTACCCACGACGAATTTGGCGGTGTCGATGTGTTGCTCAACAACGCGGCCGGCAATTTCATCAGCCCCACCGAGCGTCTTTCCCACAAAGCCTTCGATGTGATCGTGGACATTGTGTTGCGCGGAAGCTACAATTGCACCCTGGCCTTTGGCAAGCGTTGGATCGCCGATAAGAAACCCGGCACCATTCTGAATATCGTAACTACTTATGCATCAGTTGGTTCTGCATATGTTGTTCCTTCGGCGGCCGCTAAAGCCGGTGTGCTGGCCATGACGCGCTCTTTGGCCGTGGAGTGGGCCAAATACGGCATTCGCTCTAACGCCATTGCGCCCGGCCCGTTCCCGACGGAAGGCGCCTGGAGCCGCTTATTCCCAGCCCCACTGGCCGAAAAGCTCGACCCAGCCGGATCAGTGCCCCTCAAGCGAGTAGGTGAATATCAGGAACTTGCCAACCTAGCTGCGTACTTAGTATCCGATTTTTCGGCTTATGTCAACGGGGAAGTCGTGACCATCGACGGCGGCGAATGGCTCAACGGCGCCGGCGAATTCAATAAGCTGGAAATGATCCCCGCGCCCATGTGGGACCAAATTGAAAAAGCGATGCGCCGATAA
- a CDS encoding TolC family protein, with translation MLKRRIYQCLSAASLSLAVAACATPNLVQKTVNRRFPASYNNANAQDTASTAKLRWKQFFTDPNLAALIDTALQNNQELNIALQEIQIARNEVQIRKGEYLPFLGLGAKAEAERPGRYTLQGATEEAVNIQEERRNPNPLPNYQIGAFASWEVDIWHKLRNARTAAALRYLATVEGRNFTVTNLIAEIANSYYELLALDNQLALTQQNIELQSNALELVRLQKESARVTELAVQRFEAQVHNTRSLQYNIQQRITETENRINFLVGRYPQPIVRNDQSFNDLATNNIQAGVPAQLLQNRPDIRQAEQRLAAAKLDVQVARANFYPALRITGGAGFAAFKPGLLFTSPESMMYSLAGDLVAPLVNRNGIKAVYGSANALQTQAIYQYERTVLNAYVEVANQLANINNLAKSYDEKAKAVQALNQSSTISNSLFRSARADYTEVLFTQREALESKFDLIETKMQQLNATVNVYRALGGGWN, from the coding sequence ATGCTTAAGAGACGCATCTATCAATGCCTTAGCGCAGCCAGCCTCTCGTTAGCAGTTGCGGCTTGTGCAACGCCGAATCTGGTTCAGAAAACAGTAAACCGAAGATTTCCTGCTAGTTACAACAATGCCAACGCGCAGGATACGGCCAGCACCGCAAAGCTTCGGTGGAAGCAGTTTTTCACCGACCCGAACCTGGCTGCCCTCATCGATACGGCGCTGCAAAACAACCAGGAGCTGAACATTGCATTGCAGGAGATTCAGATTGCCCGCAACGAGGTTCAGATCCGCAAAGGCGAGTACCTGCCCTTTCTGGGCTTGGGTGCTAAGGCAGAAGCCGAACGTCCCGGTCGGTACACGCTTCAGGGCGCGACCGAGGAAGCCGTCAATATTCAGGAGGAGCGAAGAAACCCCAATCCGCTGCCCAATTACCAGATCGGCGCTTTTGCGAGCTGGGAAGTGGACATCTGGCACAAGCTGCGCAATGCCCGCACGGCAGCAGCCCTGCGGTACCTGGCTACCGTCGAAGGCCGGAATTTCACGGTCACGAATCTGATTGCCGAAATTGCCAACTCATATTACGAACTCCTAGCGCTCGATAACCAGTTGGCCCTGACCCAGCAAAACATTGAGCTTCAGAGCAATGCGCTGGAGTTGGTGCGACTTCAGAAAGAATCGGCCCGGGTGACCGAACTGGCGGTACAACGTTTTGAAGCGCAGGTGCACAACACCCGCAGCCTTCAGTACAATATCCAGCAGCGCATCACCGAAACCGAAAACCGGATCAATTTTCTGGTGGGGCGGTACCCGCAGCCTATTGTTCGTAACGATCAGTCATTCAATGATTTAGCCACGAACAACATTCAGGCGGGGGTGCCCGCGCAGCTGTTGCAAAACCGGCCGGATATCCGGCAGGCCGAACAACGGCTGGCAGCGGCCAAACTGGACGTGCAGGTAGCCCGCGCCAACTTTTACCCGGCGCTGCGCATAACCGGCGGAGCGGGCTTCGCGGCTTTCAAGCCCGGCTTGCTGTTCACGTCGCCCGAATCCATGATGTATTCGCTGGCGGGCGATCTGGTCGCGCCGCTGGTGAACCGCAACGGAATCAAGGCGGTGTATGGGAGTGCCAATGCCCTTCAGACCCAGGCCATTTACCAGTATGAGCGCACCGTGCTGAACGCTTATGTGGAGGTAGCCAATCAGCTGGCCAACATCAACAATTTGGCCAAGAGCTACGACGAGAAAGCGAAGGCCGTGCAGGCCCTGAACCAGTCGAGCACGATTTCTAACAGCCTCTTCCGTTCGGCAAGGGCCGATTACACGGAAGTGCTCTTCACACAACGGGAAGCCCTGGAGTCAAAATTTGACCTGATCGAAACCAAAATGCAGCAATTGAATGCCACCGTTAATGTGTATCGGGCATTGGGTGGCGGCTGGAATTAA
- a CDS encoding efflux RND transporter permease subunit has product MFSKFIRRPVFAIVISVVIVLMGALAIMKLPTSQFPEISPPLVMVSAAYPGASAKVLTESVLIPLEQAVNGVPGMKYMTSDAVSAGEANIQIVFNLGTDPDQAVVNVNTRIAQVLNRLPELVQREGVVVNRVVPNMLMYVNLYSKDKNTDMKYLFNFAGVNMLPELQRLSGIGRANILGSRQYAMRVWLKPDRMRAYNISVDDVMKALGEQSVIGSPGRIGRSDGGQAQSLEYVLSYQGRFSDVEQYKNVILKANPNGESLHLKDVADVALGSEFYDIYSNLNQYPSAAIVLKQTYGSNASDVIKEVKAKLEELKKTSFPPGMDYKITYDVSNFLDASIENVIHTLRDAFILVALVVFLFLGDWRSTLIPAIAVPVSLIGSFVAMQAFGLTINMITLFALVLSIGIVVDNAIVVIEAVHAKMEEEHLSPYNAVRKVVGEISGAIIAITIMMTAVFIPVSFMSGPVGIFYRQFSITMATAIVISGLVALTLTPVLCAMILKNNHGKPKKKTPMQRFFDWFNRGFENLTNSYTGLLEKIVANRLITFAMLLAFGLGIWAITAKLPAGFIPSEDQGLIYAIVQTPPGTTLEQTNAVSQRLASLAKDVPGIANISTLAGYEVLTEGRGSNAGTCLIDLKPWSERKESIADIIGALEKKAHEIPGATIEFFEPPAVPGYGAAGGFQLQLLDKTNSGDYKALEKVNEEFMAKLKKRKELAGLFTFFSADYPQYELKIDNELAMQKGVSIGNAMNTLSIMVGSTYELGFIKYQRFFKVYVQASPEYRKLPEDILNMWAKNDKGEMVPFSAFMKIVKSQGANEINRYNMYTTASIRGGAAEGYSSGEAIKAVQEVAQDLPHGYDIDWGGLSKDEVSRGNESTIIFLVVLVFVYLVLASQYESFLLPLAVIFSLIAGVFGSFLFIKVMGLANDIYAQVGLVMLVGLLGKNAVLIVEFAAQKHAEGMSVREAAIEGARVRFRPILMTSFAFIAGLIPLVLATGAGAIGNRTIGSSALGGMLFGTVFGVVIIPGLYYFFGTLAGSHQLIRDENESPILEGVEPRVLIEETEPYA; this is encoded by the coding sequence ATGTTTAGTAAATTCATTCGTAGGCCAGTTTTTGCCATTGTTATCTCGGTGGTCATCGTCCTGATGGGCGCGCTGGCCATCATGAAGCTGCCTACCTCGCAGTTCCCGGAAATTTCGCCGCCCCTCGTTATGGTGAGCGCGGCCTACCCCGGCGCCAGCGCCAAGGTGCTCACCGAATCGGTGCTGATTCCGCTGGAACAGGCCGTAAACGGCGTGCCGGGCATGAAATACATGACCTCCGACGCCGTGAGCGCCGGCGAAGCCAACATCCAGATTGTCTTCAACTTAGGCACCGACCCCGACCAGGCCGTCGTGAACGTGAACACGCGTATCGCACAGGTACTGAACCGCTTACCGGAACTCGTGCAGCGCGAAGGTGTGGTGGTAAACCGCGTGGTGCCGAACATGCTGATGTACGTGAACTTGTACTCGAAAGACAAGAACACGGACATGAAGTACCTGTTCAACTTCGCCGGGGTGAACATGCTGCCCGAGCTGCAGCGCCTCAGCGGCATTGGCAGGGCCAACATCCTGGGTAGCCGGCAGTACGCCATGCGCGTGTGGCTGAAGCCCGACCGCATGCGCGCCTACAACATCTCGGTGGATGACGTGATGAAAGCCCTTGGCGAACAGAGCGTTATCGGCTCGCCGGGCCGTATCGGCCGCTCGGATGGCGGGCAGGCGCAGTCGCTGGAATACGTACTCAGCTACCAGGGCCGCTTTAGCGACGTGGAGCAGTATAAAAACGTCATTCTCAAGGCCAACCCCAACGGCGAAAGCCTGCACCTGAAAGACGTGGCGGACGTGGCGCTGGGCTCGGAGTTCTATGACATCTACTCTAACCTGAACCAGTACCCCTCGGCGGCTATCGTACTGAAGCAAACCTACGGCTCGAACGCCTCGGACGTGATTAAAGAGGTGAAAGCCAAGCTGGAAGAGCTGAAGAAAACCAGCTTCCCGCCCGGTATGGACTACAAAATCACCTACGACGTGTCGAACTTCCTCGACGCTTCCATTGAGAACGTAATCCACACCCTGCGCGACGCCTTTATTCTGGTGGCCCTGGTGGTGTTCCTGTTCCTCGGCGACTGGCGCTCGACCCTGATTCCGGCCATCGCCGTGCCGGTGTCGCTCATCGGCTCGTTCGTGGCCATGCAGGCTTTCGGCCTGACCATCAACATGATAACCTTGTTTGCGCTGGTGCTCTCGATTGGTATCGTGGTCGACAATGCCATTGTGGTGATTGAGGCCGTGCACGCCAAGATGGAGGAAGAGCATCTGTCGCCCTATAATGCTGTGCGTAAGGTAGTTGGCGAAATCAGCGGGGCCATTATCGCCATCACCATCATGATGACGGCCGTGTTCATCCCGGTATCGTTTATGAGCGGTCCGGTGGGTATTTTCTACCGCCAGTTCTCCATTACCATGGCTACGGCCATCGTGATTTCGGGTTTGGTGGCCCTGACGCTGACGCCGGTGCTTTGCGCCATGATCCTGAAAAACAACCACGGCAAGCCCAAGAAGAAAACGCCGATGCAGCGCTTCTTCGACTGGTTTAACCGCGGTTTTGAGAATCTGACCAATAGCTACACCGGCTTGCTGGAGAAAATTGTGGCCAACCGCCTCATCACCTTCGCGATGCTGCTGGCCTTTGGTTTGGGCATTTGGGCCATCACGGCCAAGCTGCCGGCCGGCTTTATTCCGAGCGAAGACCAGGGCCTGATCTACGCCATTGTGCAGACGCCGCCAGGCACCACGCTGGAGCAAACCAACGCCGTGTCGCAGCGCCTCGCCAGCCTAGCCAAGGACGTGCCCGGCATCGCCAACATTTCAACCCTGGCGGGCTACGAAGTACTCACCGAAGGTCGGGGCTCCAATGCCGGCACCTGTCTGATTGACTTGAAACCGTGGTCAGAGCGCAAAGAATCCATTGCCGATATCATCGGAGCCTTGGAGAAAAAGGCGCACGAAATTCCCGGTGCGACCATCGAATTCTTTGAGCCACCGGCAGTTCCGGGCTACGGCGCAGCAGGCGGCTTCCAGCTGCAATTGCTCGACAAAACCAACTCCGGCGACTACAAAGCGCTGGAAAAGGTGAACGAGGAATTCATGGCCAAGCTGAAAAAGCGCAAGGAGCTTGCGGGCCTGTTCACCTTTTTCTCAGCCGACTATCCGCAGTACGAGTTGAAGATTGACAACGAGTTGGCCATGCAAAAGGGCGTGAGCATCGGCAACGCCATGAACACGCTGAGCATCATGGTGGGCTCGACCTACGAGCTGGGCTTTATCAAGTACCAACGCTTTTTCAAGGTGTACGTGCAGGCTTCGCCCGAATACCGGAAGCTGCCCGAAGACATCCTGAACATGTGGGCAAAAAATGACAAAGGCGAAATGGTGCCGTTCTCAGCCTTCATGAAAATCGTGAAGTCGCAGGGCGCCAACGAAATCAACCGCTACAACATGTACACCACCGCTTCCATCCGGGGCGGTGCCGCCGAGGGCTACAGCTCTGGAGAGGCCATCAAAGCCGTGCAGGAAGTAGCGCAAGACCTGCCCCACGGCTACGACATTGACTGGGGCGGCTTGTCGAAAGACGAAGTGTCGCGCGGCAACGAGTCCACCATTATTTTCCTGGTGGTGCTGGTGTTCGTTTACCTGGTGCTCGCTTCGCAGTACGAAAGCTTTTTGCTGCCCTTGGCGGTAATCTTCTCGCTGATTGCGGGCGTGTTCGGGTCGTTCCTGTTCATCAAAGTAATGGGCCTAGCCAACGACATTTATGCCCAGGTGGGCCTTGTGATGCTGGTCGGTTTGCTGGGTAAGAACGCCGTACTGATTGTCGAATTCGCCGCCCAGAAGCACGCCGAAGGTATGTCGGTCCGCGAGGCGGCCATCGAAGGGGCCCGCGTCCGTTTCCGCCCGATTCTGATGACCTCGTTTGCCTTCATTGCGGGTCTGATTCCGCTGGTGCTGGCGACGGGCGCCGGAGCTATCGGCAACCGCACCATCGGTAGCTCGGCCCTTGGCGGTATGCTGTTCGGCACCGTGTTCGGGGTGGTCATCATTCCTGGCTTGTACTACTTCTTTGGTACGCTGGCCGGCAGCCACCAACTGATTCGGGACGAAAACGAATCCCCCATACTGGAAGGCGTTGAGCCGCGCGTATTAATTGAAGAAACAGAACCTTATGCTTAA
- a CDS encoding efflux RND transporter periplasmic adaptor subunit — MKRTSMLALVSLCGLYCATSCSQEKEAKEEKIKLLATSPLQKDTTITKEYVAQIHSIQRIELRALEKGYLEKIYVDEGQHVRQGQLMFQIKPTVYQAELKKSQAEANYVGQEYQNTKKLADKNIVSSSELALAQAKYDKANADVSLAQTHLQFTTMKAPFSGIMDHFQARLGSLVDEGDLLTTLSDNSKMWVYYNVPEAEYLDYKKHAKTSDSATKVKLRMANNEVFNQTGVVQTIEADFNNETGNIAFRATFPNPDGLLRNGETGSVLMTVPLQHALIVPQKATFEILEKKYVYVVDKNSVVHQREVNIASEMPDLYIIKSGISPNDRILLEGLRKVKDGDKITYDYKAPQSVISHLKVYSE, encoded by the coding sequence ATGAAAAGAACGTCCATGCTCGCACTCGTGAGCTTGTGCGGCTTGTATTGCGCTACAAGCTGCTCGCAAGAAAAAGAGGCAAAGGAAGAGAAGATTAAGCTTCTGGCTACCAGCCCTTTACAGAAAGACACAACCATCACCAAAGAGTACGTCGCCCAGATTCACTCCATCCAGCGCATTGAGCTACGGGCCTTGGAGAAAGGCTATTTGGAGAAGATTTATGTCGACGAGGGGCAACACGTCCGGCAAGGACAGCTCATGTTTCAGATTAAGCCCACGGTGTACCAGGCCGAGTTGAAAAAATCGCAGGCCGAAGCCAACTATGTGGGCCAGGAGTACCAGAATACCAAGAAGCTGGCCGATAAAAACATCGTATCCAGCAGCGAGCTGGCGCTGGCGCAGGCGAAGTACGACAAGGCCAACGCCGATGTCTCGCTGGCCCAAACGCACCTGCAGTTTACCACGATGAAGGCGCCGTTTAGCGGCATCATGGACCATTTCCAAGCCCGCTTGGGCAGCTTGGTTGATGAGGGCGACTTGCTGACGACCCTATCGGACAACAGCAAAATGTGGGTTTACTACAACGTACCGGAAGCCGAGTACCTCGACTATAAGAAGCACGCCAAAACCAGCGACAGCGCCACGAAAGTGAAGCTGCGGATGGCCAACAACGAGGTATTCAACCAAACTGGCGTGGTGCAAACTATTGAGGCTGACTTCAATAACGAAACCGGCAACATCGCCTTCCGGGCCACTTTCCCCAACCCCGACGGGCTGCTGCGCAACGGCGAAACCGGCAGTGTGCTCATGACCGTGCCGCTGCAACACGCCCTGATTGTGCCGCAGAAAGCCACGTTCGAAATCTTGGAGAAGAAATATGTCTATGTAGTCGATAAGAACAGCGTGGTGCACCAGCGGGAAGTGAACATCGCCTCCGAAATGCCCGACCTGTACATCATCAAATCCGGCATTTCCCCCAACGACCGGATTCTGTTGGAGGGCCTGCGCAAGGTGAAGGATGGCGACAAGATTACCTACGACTACAAGGCGCCACAGTCGGTTATCTCGCACCTGAAAGTGTACAGCGAATAA